A single genomic interval of Chloroflexota bacterium harbors:
- a CDS encoding DNA methyltransferase, protein MGLGQMSVQGTLEFNERSFRDPAFTSNRDAPVHRWVPWIAGYSKHFVADAIARYANGHGIVLDPFAGVGTTLVEADLAGHEAVGFEINPYAAFASQTKLNAHRVSPERLRRAVQEFSVFMGSALSEGTAPRTRPPQGFRTRSPFYSPKVQHKVLLALDFISEQDRPVADVYRLAFAASMVDFSNYSYEPSLGRKVTVGRPEVEDFPVSEVLAKKVTLMANDVAWYRHARVPGRRRDGRVFEQSFFDGYQQIEEQSVDLLITSPPYLNNYHYNRNTRPHLYWLGYCSSPQDFKRLEKMNFGTYWQNARDQAHIDLDPLIEDPEIRQTLDLVRQKNPEKGIYGGSGWANYAARYFNDCLRFVNGARWCLRSGATALVVIGNSILQGVPIPTDRFLASIAETSGFRIVAIHIPRETRVGNSIIDSSVRAGSSNGHGLYEAVVEMRRL, encoded by the coding sequence ATGGGACTTGGTCAAATGAGTGTCCAGGGCACCTTGGAGTTTAATGAAAGGTCCTTTCGCGATCCTGCATTCACGTCAAATCGTGATGCGCCGGTCCACCGATGGGTTCCCTGGATCGCAGGATACTCAAAGCACTTCGTTGCAGACGCAATCGCTCGCTATGCAAATGGGCATGGTATCGTCCTCGATCCATTTGCGGGAGTTGGGACAACGCTCGTGGAAGCGGATCTCGCTGGGCATGAAGCCGTTGGATTTGAGATAAACCCCTATGCCGCTTTCGCTTCACAGACCAAGCTGAATGCGCATCGCGTAAGCCCAGAACGCCTACGTAGAGCTGTACAAGAGTTCAGTGTGTTCATGGGCAGTGCGCTCTCGGAGGGAACTGCGCCACGCACGAGACCCCCTCAAGGTTTTCGTACGCGCTCCCCGTTCTATAGTCCTAAAGTTCAGCACAAAGTGCTGTTGGCACTGGACTTCATTAGCGAGCAAGATAGGCCAGTTGCCGACGTTTACCGGCTTGCGTTTGCTGCTTCAATGGTTGACTTTTCCAACTATTCTTACGAACCGAGTCTGGGCCGCAAGGTGACCGTTGGTCGTCCCGAAGTAGAAGACTTTCCAGTTTCGGAAGTACTCGCCAAGAAAGTTACACTGATGGCAAATGATGTTGCTTGGTATCGTCACGCAAGGGTACCGGGAAGGCGACGAGATGGTCGCGTTTTCGAACAGTCTTTCTTTGATGGGTACCAGCAGATTGAAGAGCAAAGCGTGGACTTGCTGATCACTTCGCCTCCCTATCTCAACAACTATCATTACAACCGAAACACACGCCCCCATCTTTATTGGTTGGGGTACTGTAGCTCTCCGCAGGACTTTAAGCGCTTGGAGAAAATGAACTTCGGCACCTACTGGCAGAATGCCCGAGACCAAGCACATATTGATCTCGATCCATTGATTGAGGACCCAGAAATTCGCCAAACGCTCGATTTGGTTCGCCAGAAGAATCCGGAGAAAGGCATCTATGGCGGGAGTGGTTGGGCCAACTATGCAGCGCGCTATTTCAACGACTGTCTACGTTTCGTGAACGGCGCAAGGTGGTGCCTCCGGTCTGGTGCAACTGCTTTGGTAGTCATCGGGAACAGCATTTTGCAGGGCGTTCCCATTCCGACGGACCGATTCCTAGCAAGCATCGCCGAAACTAGCGGATTCAGAATCGTCGCTATCCACATTCCGCGAGAAACAAGGGTGGGTAACAGTATCATTGATTCCAGCGTACGTGCAGGATCGAGCAATGGCCACGGACTCTACGAAGCAGTTGTTGAGATGCGCCGGTTATGA
- a CDS encoding Eco29kI family restriction endonuclease, producing the protein MTVQLYDPLTFDNLMIGMVSHFEKQTMVDMDAIGDANGPGIYSLFYSGQLSIYRSISGSMNPIYVGKAVPPGSRKGISVDVNSPALRSRIRQHAKSIDEAENLDASEFKCRYLAVVPVWITLAERFLIQYYTPVWNLCIEGFGVHDPGKGRRGSQRSWWDTLHPGRELANRLAITRSADEAEKMAMEFFSSNSD; encoded by the coding sequence ATGACGGTACAACTCTACGACCCACTTACCTTTGACAATCTAATGATCGGGATGGTTTCGCACTTTGAGAAGCAGACAATGGTGGACATGGATGCCATAGGAGACGCCAACGGGCCAGGGATTTACTCGCTGTTTTACTCCGGGCAGCTGTCAATCTATAGGTCGATATCAGGGTCCATGAATCCCATTTATGTTGGCAAAGCCGTTCCTCCAGGATCACGGAAAGGGATTAGTGTTGACGTGAATAGTCCCGCGCTGCGTAGCAGGATCAGACAGCACGCAAAGTCCATTGATGAGGCAGAAAACCTTGACGCCTCTGAATTCAAGTGCCGCTACTTGGCAGTTGTTCCGGTTTGGATAACTTTGGCAGAACGGTTCTTGATTCAGTATTACACGCCAGTTTGGAATTTGTGCATAGAAGGATTTGGCGTTCACGATCCGGGTAAGGGTAGACGTGGCAGCCAAAGGAGTTGGTGGGACACGCTTCATCCTGGCCGTGAATTGGCAAATAGGCTTGCAATTACAAGAAGCGCCGATGAGGCAGAGAAGATGGCTATGGAGTTCTTCTCGTCGAATTCCGATTGA